The Sphingopyxis fribergensis DNA segment CCCTAAACGCCTCTCCCCTTGAGGGAGAGAATAGCGCAGCTTGCTCCGTCAGGAGCTAGCGAAGCTTGGAGAGGGGTGCCCGCCCGCAGGCTTAGCCCCCTCTCAACTACGGCTAGACAGCAAGCTGCCAAGCCTTCGTTTCTCTCCAGCAAGGGGAGAGAGGAAGTAGCTTACGGTAGCAACCGGTCGCAATCGGCAGCCTCGCTCAGTGCATATGCTTGAGCTTGTCGGGATTGCGCATGACATAGATGCCGGTGACCTTGCCGTCCTCGATCTCGAGCGCGGTCGTCTGGAACTCGCCGTCGGCCTCGCGCGTGACGAAACCCGGTAGGCCGTTGATCGTGCCCGTGTGAACGAGCGTCGAGCCATATTTGCCGAACAGCACCGCCAGGCTGCGATGCAGTTTCAACACGATATCGTGACCTAGGATTGGCTCCATCGCCGCGGGCCGCTTGCCGCCGCCGTCGGCCCACATGCCGACATCGGCGGCGAGCAGAGCGCCGAGCGCACCCATGTCGCCGCTGCGCGATGCGGCGAAAAAGGCGTTGGCGATCTGGAGCCCCTGCTCTTTCTCGAGCTTATATCGCGGGCGGGCGTCGCGAACATGGGTCCGCGCGCGTGCCGCGAGCTGGCGCGTCGCGGCGG contains these protein-coding regions:
- a CDS encoding sigma-70 family RNA polymerase sigma factor; this translates as MTPEGIRSAVDAADAAVSFDPLRPLLTRVAYRMLGSVADAEDVVQDAFIRWLGTDRSEVREPAAFLRRTVTRLCLDQIKSARHSRETYVGPWLPDPLVEEEEEDDVSLPLMLALERLSPLERAAFLLHDVFGVEFEEVAKTIDRDPAATRQLAARARTHVRDARPRYKLEKEQGLQIANAFFAASRSGDMGALGALLAADVGMWADGGGKRPAAMEPILGHDIVLKLHRSLAVLFGKYGSTLVHTGTINGLPGFVTREADGEFQTTALEIEDGKVTGIYVMRNPDKLKHMH